In one window of Opitutus sp. GAS368 DNA:
- the ilvE gene encoding branched-chain-amino-acid transaminase, which produces MVIYLDGKYVDSAEAKVSVFDHGLLYGDGVFEGIRIYGGNVYRLDDHLERLEMSAKAIMLSVPLDRAAMSEAVCETCRRNNLKDGYIRLVITRGVGDLGLAPWLCEKPSLFIIASKISLYPQEYYDNGLAIVTVPTRRIAPDALPSTVKSLNYLNNILAKIEAKQAGALEAIMLNQQGYVAECTADNIFTVYKGEIFTPAASQGALKGITRATVFDIAKELAIPMREADLTRYDVWCADECFLTGTGAEVIPVVKLDGRVIGTGKPGPVTDRVRGSFRQRVLVEGTRT; this is translated from the coding sequence ATGGTCATTTATCTTGATGGCAAGTATGTCGATTCCGCCGAGGCGAAAGTCTCGGTCTTTGACCACGGCCTGCTTTACGGCGACGGCGTGTTCGAGGGCATCCGCATTTACGGCGGCAATGTCTACCGGCTCGACGACCACTTGGAGCGCCTCGAGATGTCCGCCAAGGCCATCATGCTCTCCGTCCCGCTCGATCGCGCCGCGATGTCCGAGGCGGTCTGCGAGACCTGCCGTAGGAACAATCTCAAGGACGGTTACATCCGTCTCGTCATCACGCGCGGCGTGGGCGACCTCGGCCTGGCCCCGTGGCTGTGCGAAAAGCCGTCGCTCTTCATCATCGCAAGCAAGATCTCCCTCTACCCGCAGGAATACTACGACAACGGCCTCGCCATCGTCACCGTGCCGACGCGCCGGATCGCGCCGGATGCGCTGCCGTCGACGGTCAAGTCGCTCAATTACCTGAACAACATCCTGGCCAAGATCGAGGCCAAGCAGGCCGGCGCCCTCGAGGCCATCATGCTCAACCAGCAGGGCTACGTCGCCGAGTGCACCGCGGACAACATCTTCACCGTGTATAAGGGCGAGATCTTCACGCCGGCCGCCTCGCAGGGCGCCCTCAAGGGCATCACCCGCGCCACCGTCTTCGACATCGCCAAGGAGCTCGCCATCCCGATGCGCGAGGCCGACCTGACGCGCTACGACGTCTGGTGCGCCGACGAGTGCTTCCTGACGGGCACCGGCGCCGAGGTCATCCCCGTGGTGAAGCTCGATGGTCGCGTCATTGGCACCGGCAAGCCCGGCCCGGTCACCGACCGGGTGCGCGGCAGCTTCCGCCAGCGGGTGCTGGTCGAGGGCACCCGGACCTGA